The genomic segment TCCTAACAAATAAACACTTCAATCTATAAGTAATTTACAAGATATTGCATTTATGACCATTGACATTGTATTGGTGCCTGTATGAGAATCATTAGCAGAAGTGACACCAGTTATAATCCAGAGAGAGAAAAAATCACCAACTAGAGACATGCTCAGTGACTCAGCAGTTTTAAATATGGAAAGAGGAAATATCACCAAATAATATCCATGTCAGATTGGCTGCCAATAGCCAGTTACCAAGAGAACAATCAAGAAAACCTTTAAAAACAACTATTAGAAAAATCCAGCAAAAGACAATGATTTCTGATGATGCTTTGCTTATATGTCACATTATaccatgcatcaaatattacttaAACAGCATAACTTAAACTCGTTTATGCTTACAGTATGAAATGGCACGTTGTCCTTGCCCATAAATTGGTACAGTTCAACATTTTCAGGGTTCTTCCACCATTTCTCCCACTCAGTTGTATGGCATGCTGTGATTGAAACATATCCTATTGGCGCATCAAACCACACATAGAAAACCTAGTCATCAAAACAGAACATGTTATACGGAAATAATGCCAATAATGGGCATTTTCTTGATTGATATCCATTCCAAGGTAATTTAAACTCTGGGCCCAAATCACAATTTATGTTTCAACACAACTCTTCTCATCTAAATTCACCTTATCCTTAAATTTCTCAAGTGGAACCGGAACACCCCATTTCAAATCTCTAGTAATACATCGCGGTCTCAACCCTTCTTTGAGCCAAGCATGTGTTGCTTGGATAGCATTCTGGCTCCACCCTCCAGCCAATGACATGTTGCCAATGTATTCTTCTAACCTATCCTTCAGCAAAGGAAGCTCAAGGAACAAGTGATCTGTGTCACGAATATGTGGAGTATTGCGACAGACCTGTACATGAAGCAGACTCAAATTTTTTATTCTACTCCCTGCAACTGCTGAACTGCTTAAAATTAATTCTAAATATATTCTTTTTTCACTTTTTCTTGGTTAGAAGTTTGTGTATAACTTGCACCACAATGCAATTAAGATCAATTGAAGGACAACTCAATGTCACCAAATCATTGATCCAAGAAAATGAGTCTGAGGCAACAGTTTCATTAGCACACCTTGCATTTCGGATCTAGAAGTTCCGTCGGATTTAATAGCTTTCCACACTTTTCACATTGATCTCCACGAGCAGAATCATAACCACAACCCGGAGTCGGACAATTACCATCTACAAGCCGATCAGCCAAGAATCTTTTACAAGTCTCACAATAGAGCTGCATGAAGACATCATTATATATGAACTTCTAAATTATGTCAATTGGTTAGAGAAACATATCATGACATTAAATTATCGCATGAAGCACAGGAACCAAGAGCAAAGGATAACCATAATAAAATCCCAGAGTTAGAAAAATATTCAGGAATTATCATGCGCACCTGCTGCATTGTGTTTTCAGAGAGCCAATTATTTTCCAAgagtttcttgaaaatttcttgACAAACTTCAGTCTGCTGCGGACTTGAGGTGCGCCCGAACtcatcaaaatttatattaaacCAGTCATACACTTCTTTATGAATAAAATGATATCTGCCGTTAAAAAAACGGAGAAAGCAAAATTAAAACAGAATAATGAACATATTGCTTATGGGACAAATAAAGTACAGTTTCATATGCTGGCTCAATCATTCATCATGAGATATTTCTTTCTTCGCAATGATGTACAATTTTTTGTAACAAGGAAAATGATAAGTCAGTTTTCAAATCAGGAAGGCTGACTTCAAAGCTCAACACAATTGGGGATGGCATATAAGGTAGATCTTTGTTAACAAAATGAACAATAGGCCCTATCTTTTATTTATTGACCTGGATGGTGGGTATGAAAATGCCGTCCTATAAATAAGCATCAGAGTCCAATGACAGTCTAGACTTGATACTTGAATTGGCAACAACTATTTGAAAAGGCCACAACACGTTAAATATCTTAAATACTAACATCACATAACAGAAAGAGTGTCTTTAcgttcaaaaaaaaaacattctgCAATTACCAGTGACAAATATTGATACAAATCCCCTTTATTCATCCAAAGAAAATATTCATCAAATTCATATACCCATGGAATACTAAAAGAATCATGAAAAATACATTAAAAAAGGCCAGAGATAACAGTCAACTAATTCTTTAACATGAGTTCAGAATGATAAAATTACTTGTCACAAATTTCTTTGGGAGAACACCCTTCCTCCATAGCCTTGGTCTCTGTTGCTGTTCCGTACTCATCCGTACCACAAATATATAACACATTATACCCTCTAATTCGGCAATACCTTGCAAACACATCAGCGCTCAACACACCTGTTGAGAAAATAAGTGAAAATAGCAATTCCTAAATTAAATTCACCATGCCTGGAAACATTTCTTTGCAAGCATAACTGCGCACAAGAAATGAGTTTCTCCAACCATCATTCCATGTATGCATATAGACTTGTTGGAAATAGCgaacacacaaaaaaaaatatagggAGGTAAAAAAAAACTTTGATGGTAGAGGTACGGGATCCACTGAATTGAGGTCCTGACTTAATAAAGTAAGCGGTTATAAATGAAAGTTTCTCTGATTCTACTTCAAGACTTCAATGTATTGGCAACATCGTGTGAAAATCTTCATAACATACCCAGCATGACCGTTACTCGGTTAATagcacaacaacaaaaaaacaaatttaacaCGATTCACAACATCAATAAAGACATGCGCAGCTAAGAAGCTTGCACAtcgaaaaggaaaaaaattataaactcAATTTTCCAGATAGGATGCTCCGATGAGCATCATTCAGCTCTTACAATTTAgaacatattaaaaaaaaccagttcaaattcaaataaatttgacaggaatattttaattataattcCAAAGCTTCAAAATTTTCGATACGAACATAATTCACCAGATACTTGCTGAAAGCTTGCAAATATTAAACATGCATAGTGAAATTGTAAAAATTACATCCGATGATGTTGCCAAGGTGAGGAACGTTGTTGACGTAAGGCAAGGCGCTGGTAACGAGTATGTTTCTCTTTCCAGGTATTGGCAGCTTCGCGGCGGCTGAGCCGGCGGCGGCGGGATGATCGCCCATATCAGGATATCGTGGACTTTTACGCAGTGGAAACAAAACTTAACTATTGGGTTTAGGGTTTGAAGTTttaatcttttttattttttttattttctttttcgtgtgtaataaatatttatatttttaatcatataaatgatttttcatgttttttttttttttgacgggAACTTGTAATATTTATTAAGAAATCAAATGTCtttcaatacaaattcaacAAGCCAAGGTGGAAACTCTCCAGGCACCAAATAGAACGGTGCAGGAGAAGAAACAGAAAATTTTGCTAATGCGTGTGCAACTGCATTTGCGGATCTTTTAATATGACTAAAGGATGATATCCTTGGGCTAGAAATCAAGCCATTTATCTCAGCCACAATGGTACCAATGTATCCCAACTCATCTTGTGGTTTGGTGACTGCTTGTACCGCCAAAAGAGAGTCGGTCGCCACATGAATTTTTTGGAATCCGTTTTCCAATACAATATTCAGTCCTTTTCGTAGCGCCATTAATTCCCCATGTGTTACTGACATTGGTTGAGGAGTCTGTTGACCAAATGCAAGGAGCAATTTTCCTGTGTGGTCCCGCAATGCCCCGCCAATTGCATAAGAGTTGGACTTTTGGTtgaaagtttattttttttattaattattggaTGATGGATTTCTGAGTTTGAAATTATATATTCcgaaaaaattgaaattattttaCATATGGAAACAATTTTTTCCACTTCTATTGTATTATAATCTATCAATATATTTTGTCACAGTGAggcatatatttatattaaattttaatattttatatataataaattttgtgtgatatataataattttatgtcattttttatgtaaaattaattttgggttttatttgattttatttttaaaataatggttattatttattgtgAAGGtgttttgattttgattatgatgatcttttagtttaaaattttatacaAGAAAATACACACATTAGTAAATTCGTTTTGTAACAAAAATACATCCAACTCGAATAGCCGCCAACTCTTCACCTTTAATTGAGCCCGAGTAATTTATTAAACATATTTGAGCACTAATAACAAAACCTTTTGAATCGCGCATTCTTCACATTTAATTGAGCCCGAATAATTCATTACACACTCGAGCACCAATAACAAAACTTTTTGAATCACGCACCACTACCCCCACACTAATTAATTTGGTTACGCAAAATATTATCCCTCACGTATACATCCAAACATAGTTGATTAAAAAGATGTGGTCTCCAGAATTATCGGATTGATTTCATGTCGTTGCAACTCCGCCCCGATCCGTTAAAAAGGCACATTGTTCTCTTCCAGCAAAAAGGTAGCCCAATCAATTTTGCTTGCAGAATTCGAATGAGAATTTTCATTGAGTGTGCTTGCAATATTCAGACCAAATCACTTAGAATCATCATAGCAAATAACTCCATCTCCTCTTGAGAACAAGCCATCAATAAAACAATACCACACTCCAAATGTGTACCACTTTAGGAGAGAAAAATAGGCAATGACAAGTAGTCGCAAGGTGAAATCTTACCTGATGTAATATATTTGCAAAGAAATTtatgtataattttaaaaaataaatgtcaCCTTATAAGTTTtacgttttttttattttattttttgagttgAGGGAAAAGATTATTATAATTAGATCTCGAACTGATTAACTTGTCTCACATTTGTCAtcattatttttaaatcttatGAAAAGATTATTTTTGTCATCATTATTTCCCGCAAATTTGATTTTATAGAaagattaatttattttttttcccttttttttgttttgtttttttttttttgcaatcaCGAACGAAACTAGTAATAACATAGGGCATAGGTATTTTCGTCTGTTACTAATTATCTACATATTTATCGCAAGCATGTAtgtttatgtaatttttaaaaatattttttaatataaaattaaaatttagtaaTGTTactataattaataataataagcaTAATATAcatggaaaaaatatattttttgttttaaaatttgtaattgcaatctttcaattttttttaattatattatcgATCACTTTACCATCCGAGTTCACtagtttatattttttaagtttTAGTACTTTGAGACATGACAATGGCGACTTGTCACcaaaaattattgaaattatTATGGAAATCATTTATAAGCGCTCcgatgaaaaaaaataaaatttaaaaaaaaatatgcagaCTTGTGGACTAATAGTGTGAATTGAATAATATATACTTTAGTAGTCCAACTTTTTGACACTTattgaaatttaataaaattatcataaaaatctatttcaatttttttaaaaaataccaaTAACTATCATATCTCGTccatttttcaaattttgaaaacttCACACATAAATTTATCAatgaaattgaagaaaaatatgtTTGCCATGCTTAATTATATTTACCAAAACatctaacaaaaaaaattatttccaaaatatcttatattgaataaaatatttcgattaaattttttatagaattattaaaattatatgaacataatgtgaaaaaaaaaattattccatCTTTTTTTTACCATGTTTCAAAACACGTATATGTATCGCTCTTTAggtgtttttttaaaaacaaattaataaaaagtTAATATCTAATATAAaacgattaattaattaaattgttacaAGTAGTCACTGGTAACTTCTTTTGACGTTTTCAGAATGTTTTGTCTTTtccaaaattaaataaaagaaagCGCTAATAAAGATTGCGACTTTATGACATAAAATACTAAAGTCGTCACTAGAGGTGGCAAGTTCATTTATTTTAGTAAAGAAGCTTTAGCCCCCACTGACAATttacttttctttttctttttttttttaattaaaaaagtgGCAAAGTACCGTTgtcaatttttatatatatatatttttttattacataTACCAACTTATCAATCCTGGAAGCAGTTCTGTCGATGCTATCTGTGGGGACAGTGCCCTACATAATCTGGGCCATTGATTTTAAAGAATTTGATGGACCCCGCCTATGAATTGGTGGATCCCGCATATGTGTGGTTAAAATTGAGCCTTTGATCTTCTCATGGAGCAGTGTCCTATAAAGTACGGTGAAATATTCTCCTGGAAGCAAATTCACATCCAAAATTGCGACGGTTTGTCTAATTTCGTTTCTCTGTTTTTCCATAGTGAAGAGTAGAACAAGTTCGAGATGGCTCGATtgcatcaataaaaaaaatatggaaaaaaattaaatattcataGGGGTTTAAAAGTTGAAATTTTATATTCAATTTTATTCCACTCGTAAAAACAATTCACCCGAAGATCTTCTATTCATAATCGACGAATTACACCATATTTAGCCCCGTGCGATTTACTTGgcatgaaataatatatttttctatgtTACATTTGAAGTGTTTTCTCATCCTACGAAATGTCAAAATTttagggcaaaaacttgtgtgagacggtcttacgggtcgaatttgtgagacggatctcttattgggtcattcatgaaaaagtataatgttttatgctaagagtataattttttattgtgaatatgggtagggttgaccatCTTACAGATTAGTATCAGTGAGGCGATCTCACATAAAACCCACTCAAATTTTAGTTGTCGAGTCATCAACATgttatatcaaattatattaaaatacgATAGACACACATGATATAGTGGATTTGGATACGAGAGAGCGACCAACACGTgaataataacaaaaacaataagACAAACCATATTTTTATACAATTCAACATTTATACACACGTCAATATAGCACCAACTAGCTTCGGAACTAAGCTAAGTATTTATGAATTTGCTGCAAAAGATTATGCTAAAAATACAACTTGCGCAGCACTCTGATTCTACGCTACAACCAGCTTGCATAAAATTAACATATAACGTGGAGATGAAGTGTCAAACTTTGGCAAATTGAATTTCTTttaatgaattttaaaattatatttaacataCTGCCAATGGAAggattatataattaatttaatcgacttaatatttgaattttttttaaaaaaagtacaaTTAATTTAAGTCGActtaatatttgaattttttaaaaaaaaaacgtacttttgttttaaaaaataaatagacaaaaacttgtgtgagacagtctcacgagtcgtattttgtgagacatatctcttatttgggaattaatgaaaaaatattattttttatgctaaaagtattactttttagagtgagtctcatgtgagaccgtctcacggatcttaatctgtgagacgggtcaaccatatccatattcacaatataaaataatactcttagcataaaaaataatattttttcatggatgacccaaataagagatccgtcacacaaatatgacccgtgagaccgtctcacacaagtttttacctattttttattgtgaatatcggtaaagttgactcgtctcacatataaagatttgtGAAACTGTATCACAAATAACATGCCCTTTTAGATATTCTTTGATCTTTGATGATATGTAATTTAATGTCATTAAAAACTCATTAGATCAAGTGAATTGTTTGTGGATTAAatgaaattgaaaataaaaatttcgatTTCGAGTAAAATACGCACGCGCCTGTTTAATCGCGTGAGGAACACCTCGAATCGGGTCAAGTATCTTGGACGTGGAAGATATGCGGAATCCTTTTGAAACTCAAAACCGTCCCAAACCTAATACCCATATTTATTCATTCCTCTCTCGCATGAATCCGTACCGAAGATTGTAAAAAGTTCCAAGGGTTTCTGGGTTGCGTGCCGTGTGCGGGAAGCTGATCTGGATTCGGAGGTACATGTTGGGATTAAATTTGTTTGTGCGCGCTCGTGATTTTGCTGTTGGCATTTTTCGATTATGTACCGAATTTATTGCGTTTTTCTGTTACCGATATAGCATTGGATTTGAACGATGAGATTTAATTTTTTGGATGATTTCTGTAACTGGGTTTTTTTTTGTACTGAACATGAGGATTAATTGGAGGACTTTTCGAAATTGGCATGGTTTGTAATAGGCCCTTTCTCATCGATGGATCATCCAAAAGAACGGAAAATGAGATGAAATGTCAACTTTACAATTGGGATCCTGGTGGAAGTTCTAGGTTTAGTTTCAAAAGTTTAAAAGACACAGATAGTACTGTAACCTTGTTATGCTGCTTGGATTACCCAGGATCTCAATAATCTGTTTGTTGTAGGATCTTGTTTATTAAGTCGATATATGTTTCAATGCCTGAATGTTTTCTGAAGCTGGAAAGTTTCTAGACAATCAACTTATTTGCAAGAGATGCAAAGTTTGTTTAGTTTTGAGTGTTGTTTATTTTAAGAACTAATTAAGCTGCCTACTTTCTTGGAAGATGGTTAGGAATTGAAGTTGTGGATGAATATCCTTGCGACATCTAGATCTGATTCTTTATGGTTAAGGGTTGAAGGATATGAGTTCCTGTTTCTCGGTTTTACCATGTATATGATATGAATCAATCCCCCTGTACACAACATTTTGCATCTATCATTTTGATAATGTGGACCCCCCTGGTCTTCAATGTATTACATGAGACTGTTTGTCATTTTTCTATTGGATTGTGATCAATGAATAGCTTTATCATCTTTGTTTAATTTGTAGCTTTCAGTTCCACATTGTATTGTGTTCTGTTTTCTTGTGATGCACATATGCGTCATGGTTTAGGTGATTATTGTAATAGATGTACTGTGTTTATTTTGCGTATGCTGCATGGTTTTCATTTGTAGGGTTTGTGGAGAGTTCCAGCATTCTGATAAGTTCTTTGAAGGGGTTAACTGTTAAGTATTTGGGCCCACTTGTTGAGAAATGACTGGTGGAGTGTCGAGTTTTTGGGGCCCTGTCACGTCAACACACGAGTGGTGTGAACCTAATTATACTTACTCTTCCTATATTGCTGAGTATTTCAACACAATCTCTAATGTTCCGTGCATCATTTTAGCATTCATTGGTCTTGTGAATGCATTAAGACAGCGTTTTGAGAAAAGGTTTACTGTCCTTCACATATCAAATATGATACTTTCCATAGGCAGCATGTTGTATCATGCCACACTACGGCGGCTGTAAGTTCTCAATTTTTTATCAATGACTTCTTTTACTCTATAtatgaattattatttttcttcgTTCTTGATTTAATATGTTTAGTCTTTTACCTCAAAGCTATATCTTAGGGCCAGAAATATGAGTAGTATCTGATCATTCATTTGGTTCCTACTTCCTAGGCTATGTCATCCTGTAGATCAATTGTATCCAGGATACCTAAGGGTGTGCTTAGATTGATACACCATTTTATTGCATGGACCAATTTATCAAATCTAcccttttttttaatttatgcgGACACAATGGTTATTGTGATGAATTTAAAATGAAATGCACTCAGACATGTGTGATTGCAAAGTCATTATTCAAATTGCTTCCAATCAAATCTCTCCCTCCCAATGAAATCCTCCCGTCCAAAGCGCAACCCAACTGTATTATCCCTGCATTGTGACAAAATGATATACTTTAGACCCCACTTAGTTCTTAAACAAACAAAAGCACTCTTGACGTGAAAAAGGTCACGTATTTGACAAAATAGTTTGAGCTAGCCACAATTTTCACCCTGCCACAAATTCCTGTTTGACAATCATTTGGATTTCAATTTCAGGCAACAGCAAGGAGATGAAACACCTATGGTGTGGGAAATG from the Primulina eburnea isolate SZY01 chromosome 3, ASM2296580v1, whole genome shotgun sequence genome contains:
- the LOC140827777 gene encoding probable methionine--tRNA ligase isoform X2; protein product: MGDHPAAAGSAAAKLPIPGKRNILVTSALPYVNNVPHLGNIIGCVLSADVFARYCRIRGYNVLYICGTDEYGTATETKAMEEGCSPKEICDKYHFIHKEVYDWFNINFDEFGRTSSPQQTEVCQEIFKKLLENNWLSENTMQQLYCETCKRFLADRLVDGNCPTPGCGYDSARGDQCEKCGKLLNPTELLDPKCKVCRNTPHIRDTDHLFLELPLLKDRLEEYIGNMSLAGGWSQNAIQATHAWLKEGLRPRCITRDLKWGVPVPLEKFKDKVFYVWFDAPIGYVSITACHTTEWEKWWKNPENVELYQFMGKDNVPFHTVMFPSTLLGTGENWTLMRTISVTEYLNYESGKFSKTKGIGVFGNDAKDTNIPVEAWRYYLLTNRPEVSDTLFTWVDLQAKLNSELLNNLGNFVNRVLSFIAKDPGSGYGSIIPDAPDVYSHPLTMTLGERINNYVDQYIEAMEKVKLKQGLKIAMTISGEGNAYLQESQFWKLYKEDQASCSVVMKTAAGLVYLLACLLEPFMPSFSLEVLKQLNLPLEGQVSLSDEKGDIEKVKRPWEILPSGHRIGTPAPLFRELKDEEVEFYKDKFSGSQADRILKAKAEARKISEKLKETKISGHLI